Below is a window of Deltaproteobacteria bacterium DNA.
TTATTTCCCAAGGGCCAGAAGAGAATCTTTATCAGGAGAGTGAGGATAATAATAGCAGTACCGTAGTTTGCAACATGGTTGTTGAGGAATTTAAGGGAGATCAAAAGAGGCATGGCCAGCCACTTCATCCATGAACCGAAGTCAATGGCGTTCTCAAGGCCAACTCCCTGGGCCTTGAGGATATCGTAATCCTTCGGTCCCAGGTACAATGTATAGGTGAACAACCCGATCTGCCCGGGTGGAATAATGTTTTGAGGATCTTTCAGATTTACGGAGACCATGTTTTGAGCATCTACCGAAAGGGAGAGCGTTGTCAACGTAGGATTCTGAGCTATCATGGAAGCCAGAAAGTATTTACTTTCAAACCCCGCCCAGGCTACATCAGGACCAAGCAGTTTTCCGGATTCAATTTTCTTGGCCTCGTAAAGGTCGATGCTCTTTGCAATGAAAGAAATAGGACCATCGTGGCCGTAACTGTCTGTTTCCGCCTTGGGATCCATGTACTGATGCCAGGAGAGAAGAGCGCTCTGGTTCAGAGGTGCATTTGATAAGTTGTGCACTTTTACCTCAAGTTCGAAGGTATACTTCTCCGGATAAAAGGTAAAGATTTTTTCTATTTTCACCTCCTTGGGGTATATCTGTGTGAAGGTGAGTCGACGGTTGTCCGGGCTTTGTGTTATATTAATTGCGTTGCTATCCGTCATGTATATACTTTCAGGGGGGATATCGATGGTCGATCCGGGGAAGGTGACGGTGAGCGGACGCAACATGCCGTTGTTAACGTTAACGAGCTCAATAAGTTCTGAGTCGCTGGCGAGATTTGTTCGGTAATTGTTGAGTTTGTAAGATTTCAGAGTGCCGCCTCTGGTAGTGAAAACGGCCGTGTAGAGAGGCGTTTCGACCTTAATATCCTTCTCAATCACCGCAGCCGGTTTTGATAAGATGGTCCTGGTATAAACCGGTTTTGCCTGTTCCGGGGCGGCTTCTTTACTGGCCGGCTTCCCTTCAACAGTACCCCCTTGTTGTACAGAATCAGGCTGTTTTGGGGGCGGCTGTTTTGCAAAAAATGCCTGCCAGGTAAAAACAACCATCAGTGACAGGACTATGGCAAGGAAGGTCTTCTTGTCCATTCAATACCTCCACGCTTTTGCGCCTTACATTTTCTATTTAACTGGATCGTAACCGCCGGGGTGAAAAGGGTGGCACCGAAACAGCCGCATCAGGCCGGAAAACAAACCCCTAATTGGGCCGTATCGCCGGATTGAGGTTATCGCATATTCGGAGCATGATGGGTAAAAACGGCAACATGGAGTAAAAAGAGGAGATATACATATCTGGTAGA
It encodes the following:
- the yidC gene encoding membrane protein insertase YidC encodes the protein MDKKTFLAIVLSLMVVFTWQAFFAKQPPPKQPDSVQQGGTVEGKPASKEAAPEQAKPVYTRTILSKPAAVIEKDIKVETPLYTAVFTTRGGTLKSYKLNNYRTNLASDSELIELVNVNNGMLRPLTVTFPGSTIDIPPESIYMTDSNAINITQSPDNRRLTFTQIYPKEVKIEKIFTFYPEKYTFELEVKVHNLSNAPLNQSALLSWHQYMDPKAETDSYGHDGPISFIAKSIDLYEAKKIESGKLLGPDVAWAGFESKYFLASMIAQNPTLTTLSLSVDAQNMVSVNLKDPQNIIPPGQIGLFTYTLYLGPKDYDILKAQGVGLENAIDFGSWMKWLAMPLLISLKFLNNHVANYGTAIIILTLLIKILFWPLGNKSYKSMKEMQKLQPKIAELREKFKTDKTKLSQETMALYKTHKVNPLGGCLPMVIQIPVFFGLYKALMYSIELRHAPFYWWIQDLSAKDPYYITPIIMGATMFIQQKMSPPVGDPMQAKLMLLMPVVFTFLFLSFPSGLVLYWLFQNILSIGQQLYINKKPS
- the yidD gene encoding membrane protein insertion efficiency factor YidD: MQILGKILIIFIRFYQICISPLFTPCCRFYPSCSEYAITSIRRYGPIRGLFSGLMRLFRCHPFHPGGYDPVK